In Candidatus Flexicrinis affinis, the following are encoded in one genomic region:
- a CDS encoding phage portal protein — protein sequence MFKLLSSVFPSFPTHRGLRPALPITAAPPLPAPPAAPRDLDAYAGSPWVYVAVSRIAEAGALVPLHVYRREGERKVAVENHPLELLLERPNPFLSRFELFEQTLGFLELTGSAYWYLSGSGGAPQEIWPLRPDRISVVPHPERHVAGYVYEVGSMRVPLAAEEVVHFRRWHPTNDYLGLSPVQAARTSIDGDRAMAQWNRSAFSEDRGIPAGIVTINDPITDADFERIKREWRVNYGGGQRRTAFLRGGSVQWQAIGLSHTDLDFLNGRRAHRDEILSIFGVPVGLIDANATEANATVAERQFVERTLWPKLVRVAQKITSDVLPFWGAGYLAEFADIRPTDHAARLAEIEAARGVLTTDELRARFFQLGPADG from the coding sequence GTGTTCAAGCTGTTGTCGAGTGTGTTTCCGTCGTTTCCGACCCATCGCGGGCTGCGGCCTGCGCTGCCGATCACGGCGGCTCCCCCGCTGCCCGCACCGCCGGCGGCCCCGCGCGATCTGGACGCGTATGCCGGATCGCCGTGGGTGTACGTCGCCGTCAGCCGCATCGCCGAGGCCGGCGCGCTGGTCCCGCTGCACGTTTACCGGCGTGAAGGCGAGCGCAAGGTCGCGGTCGAGAATCATCCGCTCGAGCTGCTGCTCGAACGCCCCAACCCGTTCCTCAGCCGGTTCGAGCTGTTCGAGCAGACGTTGGGCTTTCTAGAACTGACCGGCAGCGCGTACTGGTACCTGTCAGGCAGCGGCGGCGCGCCGCAGGAAATCTGGCCGCTGCGACCGGATCGCATCAGCGTGGTGCCGCACCCGGAACGGCACGTCGCCGGCTATGTGTATGAGGTCGGGTCGATGCGCGTGCCGCTGGCGGCGGAGGAGGTCGTGCACTTCCGGCGCTGGCACCCGACCAACGACTACCTCGGCTTGTCGCCGGTGCAGGCGGCGCGCACGAGCATCGACGGCGACCGCGCAATGGCGCAGTGGAACCGGTCGGCGTTCAGCGAGGATCGCGGCATCCCCGCCGGAATCGTCACGATCAACGACCCGATCACCGACGCCGACTTCGAGCGCATCAAGCGCGAGTGGCGGGTCAACTACGGCGGCGGTCAGCGGCGGACGGCGTTCCTGCGCGGCGGGTCGGTGCAGTGGCAGGCGATCGGGTTGAGCCACACCGACCTCGACTTCCTGAACGGGCGGCGCGCCCACCGCGACGAAATTCTGAGCATCTTCGGCGTACCGGTCGGGCTGATCGACGCGAACGCCACCGAGGCCAACGCGACCGTCGCCGAGCGGCAGTTCGTCGAGCGAACGCTGTGGCCCAAGCTCGTGCGCGTGGCGCAGAAGATCACGTCAGATGTGCTGCCGTTCTGGGGCGCGGGCTATCTGGCCGAGTTCGCCGACATCCGCCCGACCGATCACGCGGCGCGTCTGGCGGAGATCGAGGCGGCGCGCGGCGTGCTGACGACTGACGAACTGCGTGCACGGTTTTTCCAGCTCGGGCCGGCAGACGGCTGA
- a CDS encoding PD40 domain-containing protein, with product MRRITAILIVILVWVGASTAQSGRPITSQTAADLVPTGLYGPGRAGSAAFSPNGKLLAVASSSGVRLFEVGAIGAGDTLDGDPFPATGVDFSPDGAVMIASSLGYNVRKFDPFSGDKVGDLYPPLGGSPGSAAYDPQGRFYAISGGEVISVFDAATDQPVRDLTGHAGRVLAMTYSADGKWLASASSDGSVKVWNGADGVETLTLLGHDAPIGSVGFSDDGDRLITGSDDGSVRVWDRETGAELLVLVEGEPGSAAGAFSPDGRTTAVGGSDGRVLLVDAQTGAQIAEIGQHDGPLLDMAFNADGSLLASVSSERVTLYDVRTLQEIGSIAYVPAIAAIALSPDGALLAAGEPSGHIRLYDTLTGKQSRDLALGLPPLRGLAFSADGSTVLAATADSRLGVGRVDGTTSSVEYDAGQSITALAVHPTNPVINAALADGSLYWWDAVSGSQNGAVDTHPAPVTVVGFSPDGQWMVSADASGTVFIWSVETGSWDSLLEGADSGIASVAFSADGRRLAAGQDSGSVRIWTVGRGESPELTIEPPFGRVIGAVAWSPDTTVLAVGMSDGELALFNTATGERITSNWGHIGMINGLVFSPDGTTLYSSADDGLLVVWQVF from the coding sequence ATGCGACGCATCACCGCGATCCTGATCGTCATTCTGGTATGGGTTGGGGCAAGCACCGCCCAGAGCGGCCGTCCGATTACCTCGCAGACCGCCGCCGATCTCGTGCCGACCGGGCTGTACGGCCCCGGCCGCGCAGGATCGGCCGCGTTTTCGCCGAACGGCAAACTGCTGGCCGTGGCGTCCAGTTCGGGCGTACGTCTGTTCGAGGTCGGCGCGATCGGCGCGGGCGACACGCTCGACGGCGACCCGTTCCCCGCGACCGGCGTCGACTTCAGCCCGGACGGCGCAGTGATGATTGCCTCCAGCCTCGGCTACAACGTGCGCAAGTTCGATCCGTTCAGCGGAGACAAGGTCGGCGACCTGTATCCGCCGTTGGGCGGGTCGCCCGGGTCCGCCGCGTACGATCCGCAGGGCCGCTTCTACGCCATCTCGGGCGGCGAGGTCATCAGCGTGTTCGACGCCGCCACCGATCAGCCCGTGCGCGACCTGACCGGCCACGCCGGCCGCGTGCTGGCGATGACCTACAGCGCCGACGGCAAGTGGTTGGCGAGCGCCAGCAGCGACGGGTCGGTCAAGGTGTGGAACGGCGCCGACGGCGTGGAAACCCTCACGCTGCTCGGCCATGACGCGCCGATCGGCAGCGTGGGCTTTTCCGACGACGGCGACCGGCTGATCACCGGCAGCGACGACGGCAGCGTGCGCGTGTGGGACCGGGAGACCGGCGCCGAACTGCTCGTGCTGGTTGAGGGCGAACCCGGATCGGCGGCGGGCGCGTTCAGCCCGGACGGCCGCACGACAGCGGTCGGCGGGAGCGACGGACGCGTGCTGCTGGTCGACGCGCAGACCGGCGCGCAGATTGCCGAAATCGGCCAGCACGACGGACCGCTGCTCGACATGGCGTTCAACGCGGACGGCTCGCTGCTGGCTTCCGTGAGCAGCGAACGAGTCACCCTGTACGACGTGCGCACCCTACAGGAGATCGGCAGCATTGCCTACGTGCCGGCCATCGCCGCGATCGCGCTCAGCCCCGACGGCGCGCTGTTGGCCGCCGGCGAACCCAGCGGTCACATCCGGCTCTACGACACACTGACCGGCAAGCAAAGCCGCGACCTCGCGCTGGGGCTTCCGCCATTGCGCGGACTGGCGTTCAGCGCCGACGGCTCGACCGTGCTGGCCGCAACCGCCGATTCGCGCCTCGGTGTCGGCCGCGTCGACGGCACAACCTCCAGCGTCGAGTATGACGCCGGCCAAAGCATCACCGCACTGGCCGTCCATCCCACCAATCCGGTGATCAACGCCGCCCTCGCCGACGGCAGCCTGTATTGGTGGGATGCCGTCAGCGGTTCGCAGAATGGCGCAGTCGATACGCATCCCGCGCCGGTGACGGTCGTCGGCTTCAGCCCGGACGGGCAGTGGATGGTGTCGGCCGATGCCAGCGGTACGGTGTTCATCTGGAGCGTCGAGACCGGCTCATGGGATTCGCTGCTGGAAGGCGCCGACTCCGGCATCGCCAGCGTCGCGTTCAGCGCGGATGGCCGCCGCCTCGCCGCCGGTCAGGACAGCGGATCGGTGCGCATCTGGACGGTCGGGCGGGGCGAATCGCCTGAACTCACCATCGAACCGCCGTTCGGCCGCGTGATCGGCGCTGTGGCATGGTCGCCAGATACGACCGTGCTGGCAGTCGGCATGTCGGACGGCGAACTCGCGCTGTTCAACACCGCCACCGGCGAGCGAATCACGTCGAATTGGGGCCACATCGGCATGATCAACGGGCTGGTGTTCTCGCCCGATGGCACGACGCTGTATTCCTCGGCCGACGACGGCCTGCTGGTGGTCTGGCAAGTGTTCTAA
- a CDS encoding UDP-N-acetylmuramoyl-tripeptide--D-alanyl-D-alanine ligase, with product MLDFALLLILLVWFIATVIRVYRLARFYQIDEYKSNRFARWWFGKLDRVLPNRSPVIAGVAAAFGVLFGEGGPLLPLAIWLVAAAWIGWPRPEREVKKRFVATARAKRILGAAFVIAALGSVASGLLIGGAVDSDRLTIVMAGLSGYLTWLLAPLWLMLGNIVMTPVESLYRRAYIRQARAIIQRINPTVIGITGSYGKTTTKNFIADLLNGRYRAYATPKSFNTMMGICRAINTDLADNYAIDYFIVEMGAYFPGEIKRIADLTPPHIGIEVEVGPQHLERFKTLERTAESKYEVIASLPPDGVGVFNWDNPYIRAMQEKGYPATRIGVSRQIDPATAPRDVRFVAADARESLDGLTFTVHDTHTGDVQAFEVPVLGIHNVTNLLIAIAVCVNERMSLKEIAQRARTLKPAESRLVRQSTAQGITILNDAYSANPVGSRSALAALALHTTGRRVLITPGMIELGPLHAQENKALGEAAAGVATDILLVGPELTAPIKAGALEAGFSEANLHTVDVLSEAVAWTQRELKPGDAVLYLNDLPDTY from the coding sequence ATGCTCGACTTTGCTCTGCTGCTCATCCTGCTCGTCTGGTTCATCGCGACGGTGATTCGCGTTTATCGCCTCGCGCGGTTCTATCAGATCGACGAGTACAAGTCGAACCGGTTTGCGCGCTGGTGGTTCGGCAAGCTTGACCGCGTGCTGCCGAACCGCTCGCCAGTGATCGCAGGCGTGGCGGCGGCGTTCGGCGTGTTGTTCGGCGAGGGCGGCCCGCTGCTCCCGTTGGCGATCTGGCTGGTCGCGGCGGCGTGGATCGGGTGGCCGCGGCCCGAACGCGAGGTAAAGAAGCGCTTTGTGGCGACGGCGCGGGCCAAGCGTATCCTCGGCGCGGCGTTCGTCATCGCGGCCCTCGGCAGCGTCGCCTCCGGCTTGTTGATCGGCGGAGCGGTCGACTCCGACCGGCTGACGATTGTGATGGCCGGCTTGTCAGGCTACCTGACGTGGCTGCTGGCCCCGCTGTGGCTGATGCTCGGCAACATCGTGATGACGCCGGTCGAATCGCTTTACCGGCGCGCCTACATTCGGCAGGCCCGCGCGATCATCCAGCGCATTAACCCGACCGTGATCGGGATCACCGGCAGCTACGGCAAGACGACGACCAAGAACTTCATCGCCGACCTGCTCAACGGCCGTTACCGCGCCTACGCCACGCCCAAGAGCTTCAACACGATGATGGGCATTTGCCGGGCGATCAACACCGATCTGGCCGACAACTACGCCATCGACTACTTCATCGTCGAGATGGGCGCGTACTTCCCGGGCGAGATCAAACGCATCGCCGACCTCACGCCGCCGCATATCGGCATCGAGGTCGAGGTCGGCCCGCAGCATCTGGAGCGCTTCAAGACATTGGAGCGCACCGCCGAATCGAAATACGAGGTGATCGCCTCGCTGCCGCCGGACGGCGTGGGCGTGTTCAACTGGGACAACCCGTACATCCGCGCCATGCAGGAAAAGGGCTATCCGGCGACGCGCATCGGCGTCAGCCGGCAGATCGACCCGGCGACGGCCCCGCGCGACGTGCGCTTCGTGGCGGCGGACGCGCGCGAGTCGCTCGATGGGCTGACGTTCACCGTGCATGACACGCACACCGGCGACGTGCAGGCGTTCGAGGTGCCGGTGCTGGGCATCCACAACGTGACCAATCTGCTGATCGCGATCGCCGTGTGCGTCAACGAGCGCATGTCGCTCAAGGAAATTGCCCAGCGCGCGCGGACGCTCAAGCCGGCCGAAAGCCGCCTCGTGCGGCAGTCCACCGCGCAGGGCATCACGATCCTCAACGACGCGTACTCGGCCAACCCGGTCGGGTCGCGGAGCGCGCTGGCGGCGCTGGCCCTGCACACCACCGGGCGGCGCGTGTTGATCACGCCGGGGATGATCGAGCTTGGCCCGCTGCACGCGCAGGAGAACAAGGCGCTCGGCGAGGCGGCAGCGGGCGTCGCAACCGACATTCTGCTGGTCGGGCCGGAGCTGACCGCACCGATCAAGGCCGGGGCGCTGGAGGCGGGATTCTCCGAGGCGAATCTGCACACCGTTGACGTGCTGAGCGAGGCGGTCGCGTGGACTCAGCGCGAGCTCAAGCCGGGCGACGCGGTGCTGTACCTGAACGATCTGCCCGATACGTACTAG
- a CDS encoding hybrid sensor histidine kinase/response regulator has translation MTPLNVLILDESAEDALLLQSELQRAGYDLSAVVVRTEDEFVKHLNPALDAILADVETPEFSAERAFDRVQEGAFDIPFIVVHGPEGEPTSAELVERGAADRVSKDHLGLLGPTVNKALADRESRRAQMLTARELALSEQRFRRMFEVSLDVILMIDAADGTVLDANPAANIALGYPLADLIGSSWSRLFNKRYPPYANDVRNAAAAGDTVVLTHRFRHANGRLVPMDLTAILLEPGDETRSGRLLVTLRDVSERLRADLQREEAQRMRGQFERERVLNDQRQQFLNFAVHEFKNPLSAIRSSNATLQEYGERMTEPARQRHYQTIEAEVQRMLELINDMLTLGKLNAGATALDLQQLDLEATTRSVLDEVRRVHPEQTFDLTIQPGVYAMNADTKMIRQVLFNLLGNAARYSPDHLTILVDVRREGAAIVVTITDRGIGVPPQDLPTLFDPFKRGSNVGSIAGTGLGLSIVKQSVELHGGSIGVQSELGVGTTFRIRLPAAVAS, from the coding sequence ATGACCCCCTTAAACGTCCTGATTCTCGATGAGAGCGCGGAGGATGCTCTGCTGCTGCAAAGCGAACTGCAGCGTGCAGGGTACGACCTCAGCGCCGTCGTGGTGCGGACAGAGGACGAGTTCGTCAAGCATCTGAACCCGGCACTGGATGCGATCCTCGCCGATGTCGAGACTCCGGAGTTCAGCGCAGAGCGCGCATTCGACCGGGTGCAGGAAGGCGCGTTCGACATTCCGTTTATCGTCGTGCATGGGCCGGAAGGCGAGCCGACCAGCGCCGAACTGGTCGAGCGTGGCGCGGCCGATCGCGTCTCAAAGGATCACCTTGGCTTGTTGGGGCCGACAGTCAACAAGGCGCTGGCCGACCGCGAAAGCCGGCGTGCGCAAATGCTCACCGCGCGCGAACTGGCCTTGTCCGAGCAGCGCTTCCGCCGTATGTTCGAGGTCTCGCTCGACGTCATCCTGATGATCGACGCGGCAGACGGCACGGTGCTGGACGCCAACCCTGCAGCAAATATCGCGCTTGGCTACCCGCTGGCGGATTTGATCGGCAGCAGTTGGTCGCGGCTGTTCAACAAGCGCTACCCGCCCTACGCCAACGACGTGCGCAACGCCGCGGCGGCCGGCGATACGGTCGTGCTGACGCATCGCTTCCGCCACGCCAACGGCCGGCTTGTGCCGATGGACTTGACGGCTATCCTGCTCGAGCCCGGCGACGAGACGCGGTCGGGCCGCCTGCTGGTGACGCTGCGCGATGTCAGCGAACGCCTGCGCGCCGACTTGCAGCGCGAGGAAGCGCAGCGCATGCGCGGTCAGTTCGAGCGCGAGCGCGTGCTCAACGATCAGCGCCAGCAGTTTCTCAATTTCGCCGTGCACGAGTTCAAGAATCCGCTGTCGGCCATCCGGTCGTCGAACGCCACGCTGCAAGAGTACGGCGAACGGATGACCGAACCGGCGCGCCAGCGGCACTATCAGACGATCGAGGCCGAAGTCCAGCGCATGCTGGAGCTGATCAACGACATGCTCACGCTCGGCAAGCTCAACGCCGGCGCGACCGCGCTCGATCTTCAGCAGCTGGATCTCGAAGCGACGACTCGCAGCGTGCTGGACGAGGTACGCCGCGTGCATCCTGAACAGACCTTCGACCTGACGATACAGCCCGGCGTATACGCGATGAACGCCGATACCAAGATGATTCGGCAGGTGCTGTTCAACCTGTTGGGCAACGCGGCGCGCTACTCGCCCGACCACCTGACGATCCTCGTCGACGTGCGGCGCGAGGGCGCGGCCATCGTGGTGACGATTACCGACCGCGGGATCGGCGTGCCGCCGCAGGACTTGCCGACGCTGTTCGACCCGTTCAAGCGCGGCAGCAACGTCGGCTCGATCGCCGGCACGGGCCTCGGTCTGAGCATCGTGAAGCAGTCGGTCGAGCTGCACGGCGGCAGCATTGGCGTGCAGTCCGAGCTAGGCGTCGGCACGACGTTCCGTATTCGCCTTCCGGCGGCGGTGGCTTCGTAG